A stretch of Exiguobacterium sp. BMC-KP DNA encodes these proteins:
- a CDS encoding sodium-dependent transporter produces MKGNAWASKVGFILAAAGSAIGLGAIWKFPYTTGTNGGGAFLLLFLVFTLLLGLPVLIAEFLIGRTSGKTALRAFSALGHKKFTFIGVLGVIACFLLLSFYSVIGGWVLIYTILGFTGRLTTMDSGALGELFGTISASPMYVISGQLIFLALTCWIVLRGVQSGIEKMSKIMMPLLFVCFIVLVVRSLTLDGAMEGVKFFIQPDFSVLNRTSVLSALGQAFFSLSLGVSAMLTYASYMKERGEINRSAAWIVTMNVAVSLLAGFAIFPAVFASGLDPAEGPALLFIVLPTVFSQIQFGSVFLTLFFLLFAFASITSSIAMLEVVVASLTDRKENATMRDKKRTTWLATLAIAIVGIPSALSFGILGDTQFMGKTFFDSVDFLVSNILMPIGALLISIFAGYKLDRALVEQELVTSPMMKKMVPIWRVSVCYLSPIAILIILVWPLFG; encoded by the coding sequence ATGAAAGGAAACGCATGGGCTTCAAAAGTTGGATTTATTTTAGCAGCAGCGGGATCCGCCATTGGTCTGGGGGCCATCTGGAAATTTCCGTACACGACTGGGACAAACGGAGGCGGCGCCTTTTTACTCTTGTTCCTCGTGTTTACCTTACTACTTGGACTGCCTGTCTTGATTGCCGAATTTTTAATCGGTCGAACGAGCGGGAAAACGGCGCTTCGAGCATTCTCGGCGCTTGGTCATAAGAAATTCACGTTTATTGGTGTCCTTGGTGTCATCGCATGTTTCTTGTTGCTCTCTTTCTACAGCGTAATCGGTGGATGGGTCTTGATTTACACGATCCTTGGCTTTACTGGTCGCTTAACAACGATGGACAGTGGTGCGCTTGGTGAACTGTTTGGTACGATTTCAGCCTCACCGATGTATGTCATTTCAGGACAATTGATTTTCCTCGCATTGACATGTTGGATCGTATTACGTGGGGTTCAATCTGGTATTGAAAAAATGAGTAAAATCATGATGCCCTTATTATTCGTTTGTTTCATTGTTCTCGTTGTCCGCTCTTTGACACTCGATGGGGCAATGGAAGGTGTTAAATTCTTCATACAGCCTGATTTCTCGGTCTTGAATCGAACATCAGTGCTTAGTGCGCTCGGTCAAGCATTCTTCTCACTATCGCTCGGTGTTTCAGCGATGCTAACGTATGCTTCCTATATGAAAGAACGTGGAGAGATCAATCGTTCTGCAGCTTGGATCGTTACAATGAACGTTGCTGTCTCGTTACTTGCAGGATTTGCGATTTTCCCAGCTGTTTTTGCTTCAGGTCTTGATCCAGCAGAAGGACCGGCGTTACTCTTTATCGTCTTACCAACCGTCTTCAGTCAAATTCAGTTTGGCTCGGTCTTCTTGACGTTGTTCTTCCTTTTATTCGCTTTCGCTTCGATTACTTCATCGATTGCGATGCTTGAAGTCGTTGTTGCTTCCTTAACGGATCGTAAAGAAAACGCGACGATGCGTGATAAAAAGCGGACAACATGGCTTGCAACGCTAGCAATCGCCATTGTCGGCATTCCGTCTGCACTCTCATTCGGAATCTTAGGTGATACTCAATTCATGGGGAAAACGTTCTTTGACAGCGTCGATTTCCTTGTCTCGAATATTTTGATGCCAATCGGTGCATTATTAATTTCTATTTTTGCCGGTTATAAGTTAGACCGTGCACTTGTCGAGCAAGAATTGGTGACTAGTCCAATGATGAAGAAAATGGTCCCAATCTGGCGAGTTAGTGTCTGTTACTTGAGTCCAATCGCGATTCTCATTATTCTTGTCTGGCCATTGTTTGGATAA
- a CDS encoding diacylglycerol/lipid kinase family protein: MKLLLISNPTAGTNGTGLLGEVIEPLSTLFDEIVIKNTRQAGDAMQFAEESSAFDAVVVIGGDGTVFETINGVAKLDDRPILGIIPGGTCNDFARTLGLPMAPRLAAEAIAMQHVVQVDLGQVEDSYFLNFLGVGLVAEASIGIDTEEKARLGKMGYYLSTIRSSLEAKPFEYELILDEGRHMTGEAVLILAANGESLGGIETNLSDGAYNDGKLDLVIVDEVNLTTIRDVILQKIGLANDPSFTHILTSGFQLKTKNAKVIDTDGEKAIHTPITVKVLPEYLRMYGGIQ, encoded by the coding sequence ATGAAATTATTACTGATCAGTAATCCGACAGCCGGAACAAATGGTACGGGGTTACTCGGAGAAGTTATCGAACCGTTAAGTACGTTATTCGACGAGATCGTTATTAAAAATACGAGGCAAGCAGGAGATGCGATGCAATTTGCGGAAGAGTCATCCGCGTTTGATGCTGTTGTCGTTATCGGTGGAGATGGAACAGTTTTTGAGACGATTAACGGTGTCGCAAAACTAGACGATCGTCCGATTCTTGGTATCATTCCTGGAGGAACGTGTAACGATTTTGCGCGAACACTTGGCTTACCGATGGCTCCACGGCTTGCTGCAGAAGCGATTGCGATGCAACATGTCGTTCAAGTCGACCTTGGACAAGTCGAAGATAGCTATTTCTTGAACTTCCTTGGTGTTGGTCTTGTCGCAGAAGCATCGATAGGCATTGATACAGAAGAAAAAGCACGTCTTGGTAAGATGGGGTATTATTTATCGACTATCCGATCGAGTTTAGAAGCAAAACCATTCGAATATGAATTGATCTTAGATGAAGGTCGTCATATGACTGGCGAAGCGGTACTGATTCTTGCGGCAAATGGAGAATCACTTGGCGGAATTGAAACGAATTTATCAGATGGAGCGTATAATGACGGGAAGCTTGATTTAGTCATCGTTGATGAAGTAAATCTAACGACGATTCGCGATGTCATCCTTCAAAAAATTGGTCTTGCTAATGATCCGTCCTTTACGCACATTTTGACAAGCGGTTTTCAGTTAAAGACGAAAAATGCAAAAGTAATTGATACAGATGGTGAAAAAGCGATTCATACACCAATTACTGTTAAAGTGCTACCGGAATACCTTCGAATGTACGGAGGCATACAATAA